The proteins below are encoded in one region of Brassica napus cultivar Da-Ae chromosome A6, Da-Ae, whole genome shotgun sequence:
- the LOC106351854 gene encoding protein LATERAL ORGAN BOUNDARIES: protein MASSSSNTYNSPCAACKFLRRKCMPGCIFAPYFPPEEPHKFANVHKIFGASNVTKLLNELLPHQREDAVNSLAYEAEARVRDPVYGCVGAISYLQRQVHRLQKELDAANADLVHYGMSTSTPGNVVDLVFQPQPFPPQPLNPVYRLSGSSPVMTQQPRGTGGSYGTFLPWNNGHDQQGGNM from the coding sequence atgGCTTCCTCATCATCAAATACGTACAACTCACCATGCGCGGCGTGCAAGTTTCTTCGCCGTAAATGCATGCCGGGATGCATATTCGCGCCATATTTCCCACCGGAGGAGCCACACAAGTTCGCCAACGTCCACAAAATCTTCGGAGCAAGCAATGTCACTAAGCTCCTCAACGAGCTACTCCCTCACCAGCGTGAAGACGCAGTCAACTCCTTAGCCTACGAGGCTGAGGCACGAGTCCGTGATCCTGTCTATGGCTGCGTCGGAGCCATCTCTTATCTCCAGAGACAAGTTCACAGGCTTCAGAAGGAGCTTGACGCCGCTAATGCTGACTTGGTTCACTACGGTATGTCCACGTCAACACCTGGTAACGTCGTCGACTTGGTGTTTCAGCCTCAGCCATTTCCGCCGCAGCCGTTGAATCCGGTTTATAGGCTTTCCGGGTCGAGCCCGGTGATGACTCAGCAGCCACGTGGTACCGGAGGGTCGTATGGGACTTTCCTTCCTTGGAACAATGGTCATGATCAGCAAGGAGGTAACATGTGA
- the LOC106351857 gene encoding nucleolin-like, producing MLQFPTLMSQFPSSTKTIPASHLLPIQWPQPQNEEILLAMEEAEFEEKCNEIRKMSPSVPVVGKPVVDNHQEEDDNEADDDDDDADNAEESDGEEFEQETG from the exons atgttACAGTTTCCGACGTTGATGAGCCAGTTTCCGTCGTCGACGAAGACGATACCGGCATCGCATTTGTTACCTATACAGTGGCCCCAGCCCCAGAACGAAGAGATTCTTCTCGCCATGGAAGAAGCTGAGTTCGAAGAAAAG TGCAACGAGATAAGAAAGATGAGTCCTAGCGTACCCGTAGTGGGAAAACCAGTCGTCGACAACCATCAAGAAGAAGACGATAATGAagcagatgatgatgatgatgatgcagaCAATGCAGAGGAATCAGATGGTGAAGAATTCGAGCAAGAAACTGGTTAA
- the LOC106347870 gene encoding histone deacetylase 6, translating to METDESGVSLASGPDGRKRRVSYFYEPTIGNYYYGQGHPMKPHRIRMAHSLIVHYNLHRRLEISRPYLADAADIGRFHSPEYVDFLRSVSPESVGDSSARNLRRFNVGEDCPVFDGLFEFCRASAGGSIGAAVKLNRQDADIAINWGGGLHHAKKSEASGFCYVNDIVLGILELLKMFRRVLYIDIDVHHGDGVEEAFYTTDRVMTVSFHKFGDFFPGTGHIRDVGAEKGKYYALNVPLNDGMDDESFRSLFRPLIQKVMEVYRPEAVVLQCGADSLSGDRLGCFNLSVKGHADCLRFLRSYNVPLMVLGGGGYTIRNVARCWCYETAVAVGVEPDNKLPYNEYFEYFGPDYTLHVEPGPMENLNTPKDMERIRNTLLEQLSGLIHAPSVPFQHTPPVNRVLDEPEEDLEKRPKPRIWSGTANYESDSDDDEKPLGGFSGINGPTMDRDSTGEDEMEDDSAEPEVDPPSS from the exons ATGGAGACAGACGAGAGCGGCGTGTCTTTAGCGTCAGGGCCCGACGGTCGTAAGCGACGAGTCAGCTACTTCTACGAGCCAACGATCGGTAACTACTACTACGGTCAAGGCCACCCCATGAAACCTCACCGCATCCGTATGGCTCATAGTCTAATCGTCCACTACAACCTCCACCGCCGCCTCGAGATCAGCCGCCCTTACCTCGCCGACGCCGCCGACATCGGTCGCTTCCACTCTCCCGAGTACGTCGATTTCCTCCGCTCCGTTTCGCCGGAGTCCGTCGGCGACTCCTCCGCGCGTAACCTGAGGCGATTCAACGTCGGCGAGGATTGTCCCGTCTTCGACGGGCTTTTCGAGTTTTGCCGCGCTTCCGCCGGAGGTTCGATCGGCGCCGCCGTTAAATTGAACCGGCAGGACGCGGATATCGCCATCAATTGGGGCGGTGGGCTTCACCACGCTAAGAAGAGCGAGGCGTCTGGGTTTTGCTACGTAAACGACATCGTTTTGGGGATTCTCGAGTTGCTTAAGATGTTTAGG CGGGTTCTCTACATTGATATCGATGTTCACCATGGAGATGGAGTAGAGGAAGCGTTTTACACCACTGATAGAGTTATGACCGTTTCTTTTCACAAGTTTGGGGACTTCTTCCCAGGAACTGGTCACATCAGAGACGTTGGCGCAGAGAAAGGGAAGTACTATGCGCTTAATGTCCCGTTGAACGATGGTATGGATGATGAGAGTTTCCGCAGCTTGTTTAGACCTCTTATCCAGAAGGTTATGGAGGTTTATCGTCCGGAAGCTGTTGTTCTTCAGTGTGGGGCTGACTCCTTGAGCGGTGATCGGCTGGGTTGCTTCAACTTGTCAGTCAAGGGTCATGCTGATTGCCTCCGGTTCTTGAGATCTTATAATGTTCCTCTCATGGTCTTGGGTGGTGGAGGGTATACTATTCGGAATGTTGCTCGTTGCTGGTGTTATGag ACTGCAGTTGCGGTTGGAGTAGAGCCGGACAATAAGCTCCCGTACAATGAGTACTTTGAGTATTTCGGTCCAGACTATACGCTTCATGTCGAGCCAGGCCCAATGGAGAATTTGAACACACCAAAAGATATGGAGAGGATAAG GAATACATTGCTAGAACAACTCTCTGGACTAATACACGCACCTAGTGTGCCGTTTCAGCACACACCTCCAGTTAATCGAGTCTTAGATGAG CCGGAAGAAGATTTGGAGAAGAGACCAAAGCCTCGCATTTGGAGTGGAACTGCGAATTATGAATCAGACAGTGACGATGATGAGAAACCTCTTGGTGGTTTCTCAGGTATTAATGGCCCAACTATGgacag GGACTCTACAGGGGAAGATGAAATGGAAGATGATAGCGCAGAGCCGGAGGTGGATCCACCATCGTCTTGA
- the LOC106351856 gene encoding uncharacterized protein LOC106351856, whose protein sequence is MVAVDVNEKNSGSSLKFLCSYGGRILPRSTDGKLRYVGGHTRVLSVHRSISFEELMKKLFEFCGYSVDLRCQLPNGDLETLISVKSDEDLANIVEEYDRVSGAKIRAVLSPPRAHRQGSPSSTSSDLSPKSPFAVTPSPPNSPSSAYGRYVQSRYCLPPTDLGRRYIHGYGESYCYACRGHKDSRLIRH, encoded by the exons ATGGTGGCCGTCGATGTTAACGAGAAGAACAGTGGAAGCAGTCTTAAGTTTCTATGCAGTTACGGCGGCAGAATCCTCCCTCGTTCTACAGACGGGAAGCTCCGTTACGTCGGAGGTCATACCAGAGTCCTCTCCGTCCATCGTTCTATCTCTTTCGAAG AGCTAATGAAGAAACTATTCGAATTCTGTGGATACTCCGTTGATCTGCGGTGTCAATTACCTAACGGAGATCTCGAGACTCTAATCTCCGTCAAATCAGATGAGGATCTAGCCAACATCGTTGAGGAGTACGATCGCGTCTCCGGAGCCAAGATCCGAGCCGTTCTATCGCCTCCGAGAGCGCATAGACAGGGATCTCCGTCGTCTACAAGCAGCGATCTATCTCCAAAATCTCCGTTCGCAGTTACGCCTTCCCCGCCGAACTCGCCGTCGTCGGCGTACGGGAGATATGTACAGTCTCGGTATTGTCTGCCTCCCACGGATCTTGGTAGAAGATACATTCACGGATACGGAGAATCATATTGCTATGCGTGTCGTGGACATAAAGACTCTAGGCTCATCCGGCATTga